Proteins encoded in a region of the Bradyrhizobium sp. CB3481 genome:
- the pimA gene encoding dicarboxylate--CoA ligase PimA, with amino-acid sequence MTHPGEQFYPQGVRWDEPIERYPLPDLLSRAVRDYGTRTAIEFRDRPISYAGLEDMVEIAASAFLRAGYGKDTSVALFLGNTPDHPINFFGALKAGARLVHLSPLDGEIALSHKLTDSGARVVLTSNLSALLPTALKFLDKGLIDRLIVCEDDDWGKVGTPQTPLPNNPAIITYRQFVEGVSKPASWPAIGVDDVALLQYTGGTTGLPKGAMLSHGNLTAAVSIYDVWSGPARAERNAIERVICVLPLFHIYALTVVMLSSLRHGNLVSLHQRFDVEAVMRDIEVKRATIFPGVPTMWIAIAALPDLDRRDFSSLRTAGSGGAPLPMEVARIFERKVGMKLRSGWGMTETSPAGTAHPEDGPDKPGSVGVMLPGIEIDVVSLEDPTKVLPVGETGEIRIRGPNVTKGYWNLPKATAEAFVGDRFLTGDIGYMDADGYFYLVDRKKDMIISGGFNVYPQMIEQAIYTHPAVQEVIVIGIPDDYRGESAKAFITLRAGAEPFTIDELRGFLAGKLGKHELPTAVEFAAELPRTAVGKLSRHELRMQQTSQAAPSKQQAASGGRA; translated from the coding sequence ATGACCCATCCCGGCGAACAGTTCTATCCGCAAGGCGTCCGCTGGGACGAACCCATCGAGCGCTATCCGCTGCCTGATCTGCTGTCGCGAGCTGTTCGCGATTACGGCACGCGCACAGCGATCGAATTCCGCGACCGACCGATCAGCTATGCCGGGCTGGAGGACATGGTCGAGATTGCCGCGAGCGCCTTCCTGCGCGCCGGCTACGGCAAGGATACGTCCGTCGCCCTGTTCCTCGGCAACACGCCCGATCATCCGATCAATTTCTTCGGTGCATTGAAGGCGGGCGCGCGCCTCGTGCATCTGTCGCCGCTCGACGGCGAGATCGCGCTGTCGCACAAGCTCACCGATTCCGGCGCGCGGGTCGTCCTCACCAGCAATCTCTCCGCGCTGCTTCCGACCGCGCTGAAGTTTCTCGACAAGGGGCTGATCGACAGATTGATCGTCTGCGAGGACGACGATTGGGGCAAGGTCGGCACGCCGCAAACGCCGCTGCCGAATAATCCCGCCATCATCACCTACCGGCAGTTCGTGGAAGGCGTAAGCAAGCCGGCCAGCTGGCCCGCCATCGGCGTGGATGACGTTGCCCTGCTGCAGTATACCGGCGGTACCACCGGCCTGCCGAAGGGCGCCATGCTCAGCCACGGTAATCTCACGGCGGCAGTCTCGATCTACGACGTTTGGAGCGGGCCGGCACGGGCCGAGCGCAATGCGATCGAACGCGTGATATGCGTGCTGCCGCTGTTCCACATCTATGCGCTCACGGTGGTGATGCTCTCCTCGCTCCGCCACGGCAATCTGGTGTCGCTGCACCAGCGCTTCGACGTCGAAGCCGTGATGCGGGACATCGAGGTGAAGCGTGCCACCATTTTTCCCGGCGTGCCGACGATGTGGATCGCCATCGCCGCGCTGCCCGATCTCGACAGGCGGGATTTCTCATCGCTGCGCACCGCCGGCTCGGGCGGCGCGCCGCTGCCGATGGAAGTCGCAAGGATTTTTGAGCGCAAGGTCGGCATGAAGCTGCGGAGCGGCTGGGGGATGACCGAGACATCCCCCGCTGGCACTGCGCATCCGGAAGACGGACCGGACAAGCCCGGCTCGGTCGGCGTGATGCTGCCCGGCATCGAGATCGACGTGGTGTCGCTGGAAGACCCGACCAAGGTGCTGCCCGTCGGCGAGACCGGCGAAATCCGCATCAGGGGGCCAAACGTCACCAAGGGCTACTGGAATTTGCCGAAGGCAACCGCCGAGGCTTTCGTTGGCGACCGTTTCCTCACTGGCGATATCGGCTACATGGATGCCGACGGCTATTTCTACCTGGTCGACCGCAAGAAGGACATGATCATCTCCGGCGGCTTCAACGTCTATCCGCAGATGATCGAGCAGGCGATCTACACCCATCCTGCCGTGCAGGAAGTGATCGTGATCGGCATCCCGGACGATTACCGCGGCGAGTCGGCGAAAGCCTTCATCACGCTGCGCGCCGGCGCCGAGCCGTTCACCATCGATGAGCTGCGCGGCTTCCTCGCAGGCAA
- a CDS encoding ABC transporter ATP-binding protein — protein sequence MTQAQLAQGHAPLLAVRDVSVVFGGIIALNGVSFDMHKGQILGLIGPNGAGKTTLFNCLSRLYQPSSGDILMEGASILTRPAHKIAEIGIGRTFQNVALFPNLSVSDNVRVGCHARTSSDIVSDSLKLAWVRRSEASVNRKVHEILAYLNLEEVAHTVVSGLPFGTQKRVELARALAADPKILLLDEPAGGLNHEEVYVLGDLIKKLRDERHLTVLLVEHHMGLVMSIANHVVALNFGRKLAEGTPSQVQADPDVIKAYLGSKDQ from the coding sequence ATGACGCAGGCACAGCTCGCGCAGGGACACGCTCCTCTGCTCGCGGTTCGCGACGTCAGCGTCGTGTTCGGCGGCATCATCGCGCTGAACGGCGTTTCCTTCGACATGCACAAGGGGCAGATCCTCGGCCTGATCGGGCCGAACGGCGCCGGCAAGACGACGCTGTTCAACTGTCTCTCGCGACTCTATCAGCCGTCCTCCGGCGATATCCTGATGGAAGGCGCGAGCATCCTGACGCGCCCGGCGCACAAGATCGCCGAGATCGGCATCGGCCGCACCTTCCAGAACGTCGCGCTGTTTCCCAACCTCTCGGTATCGGACAATGTCCGCGTCGGCTGCCATGCGCGCACCTCCAGCGACATCGTCTCGGACTCGCTGAAGCTTGCCTGGGTTCGCCGCAGCGAAGCCAGTGTCAACAGGAAGGTCCACGAGATCCTCGCCTATCTCAATCTCGAGGAGGTCGCCCACACCGTGGTGTCGGGGCTGCCGTTCGGCACCCAGAAGCGCGTCGAGCTGGCGCGGGCGCTTGCCGCCGATCCGAAGATCCTGCTGCTCGACGAGCCGGCCGGCGGCCTCAACCATGAGGAAGTCTATGTGCTCGGCGACCTCATCAAGAAGCTTCGCGACGAGCGTCATCTCACCGTGCTGCTGGTCGAGCATCACATGGGTCTCGTGATGTCGATCGCCAACCACGTCGTCGCGCTCAACTTCGGCCGCAAGCTTGCCGAAGGAACCCCTAGCCAGGTCCAGGCCGACCCTGACGTCATCAAGGCCTATCTGGGGAGCAAGGACCAATGA
- a CDS encoding ABC transporter substrate-binding protein: MLAINLRLGACAAALALLAATSSGALAQKKYDTGATDTEIKIGNIMPYSGPASAYGVIGKTEEAYFRKINAEGGINGRKINFISYDDAYSPPKTVEQARKLVESDEVLLIFNSLGTPPNTAIQKYLNSKKVPQLFVATGATKWNDPKEFPWTMGWQPNYQSESQIYAKYILKNHPNAKIAVLYQNDDYGKDYLKGFKDGLGAKAASLIVIEESYEVSEPTIDSHIVKMKATNADVFFNITTPKFAAQAIKKNAEIGWKPLHFLNNVSVSIGSVIKPAGFENAQDIISSAYLKDPTDPEWKNDAAVKAWNEFLDKYYPEANRADVSVMYGYIVAQGLVHVLKACGNDLTRANVMKQAANMKDFEPSGLLPGVKVNTSPTDFAPLSQLQLMRFKGESWERFGDIISADVGG, translated from the coding sequence ATGCTCGCTATCAACTTGCGATTGGGAGCCTGTGCGGCTGCCCTCGCATTGCTAGCCGCAACCAGCAGCGGCGCATTAGCACAAAAGAAATACGACACCGGCGCCACCGATACCGAAATCAAGATCGGCAACATCATGCCCTACAGCGGACCGGCTTCCGCCTACGGTGTGATCGGCAAGACCGAGGAAGCCTATTTCAGGAAGATCAATGCCGAGGGCGGCATCAACGGCCGCAAGATCAACTTCATCAGCTATGACGACGCCTACTCTCCGCCGAAGACGGTGGAGCAGGCCCGCAAGCTGGTCGAGAGCGACGAAGTCCTGCTCATCTTCAATTCGCTCGGCACGCCGCCGAACACCGCGATCCAGAAGTACCTCAACTCAAAGAAGGTGCCGCAACTGTTTGTCGCCACCGGCGCCACCAAGTGGAACGACCCGAAGGAATTTCCGTGGACGATGGGCTGGCAGCCCAACTACCAGAGCGAATCGCAGATCTACGCCAAGTACATTTTGAAGAACCACCCCAACGCCAAGATCGCCGTGCTCTACCAGAACGACGACTATGGCAAGGACTATCTGAAGGGCTTCAAGGACGGCCTGGGCGCGAAGGCAGCTTCCCTGATCGTCATTGAGGAAAGCTACGAGGTTTCCGAACCGACGATCGACTCCCACATCGTCAAGATGAAGGCGACCAACGCCGACGTCTTCTTCAACATCACCACGCCGAAATTCGCGGCGCAGGCGATCAAGAAGAACGCCGAGATCGGCTGGAAGCCGTTGCACTTCCTCAACAACGTTTCGGTTTCGATCGGAAGCGTGATCAAGCCGGCCGGCTTCGAGAACGCCCAGGACATCATCTCCTCGGCCTATCTGAAGGATCCGACCGATCCGGAATGGAAGAACGATGCGGCGGTAAAGGCCTGGAATGAGTTCCTGGATAAATACTATCCCGAGGCTAATCGCGCTGACGTCAGCGTGATGTACGGCTACATCGTGGCGCAAGGCCTCGTGCACGTATTGAAGGCCTGCGGTAACGATCTGACGCGCGCAAACGTAATGAAGCAAGCAGCCAACATGAAGGACTTCGAACCGAGTGGCCTGCTGCCGGGCGTCAAGGTCAATACCAGCCCGACCGACTTTGCGCCGCTTTCGCAGTTGCAGCTCATGCGCTTCAAGGGCGAAAGCTGGGAGCGGTTCGGCGACATCATCAGCGCCGACGTCGGCGGCTAG
- a CDS encoding ABC transporter ATP-binding protein, with product MTAMLNVKDLRAYYGQVQALHGLSFSLNEGSLTTLLGANGAGKTTTLRAICNMVRSTGAIEFEGKPIGTRSTENVVRLGIAHVPQGRGTFTTMTVEENLQLGAITRTDKKNIVADIERMYEHFPVLKERHTQQAGTLSGGEQQMLAVARALMLRPRLMLLDEPSFGLAPLIVRELFKILGKINREDKVTILVVEQNAQLALELADQAYVIETGRIVMSGNAKDIANNEDIRKSYLGY from the coding sequence ATGACCGCGATGCTCAACGTCAAGGATCTGCGCGCCTATTACGGCCAGGTGCAGGCGCTCCACGGCTTATCCTTCTCGCTCAACGAGGGCTCGCTGACCACCCTGCTCGGCGCCAACGGCGCCGGCAAGACCACCACGCTGCGCGCGATCTGCAACATGGTGCGCTCGACCGGCGCGATCGAGTTCGAGGGCAAGCCGATCGGCACCCGTTCGACCGAGAACGTCGTCCGCCTTGGCATCGCCCATGTGCCGCAGGGCCGCGGCACCTTCACCACCATGACGGTGGAGGAAAACCTGCAGCTCGGCGCCATCACCCGCACCGACAAGAAGAACATCGTCGCCGACATCGAGCGCATGTACGAGCACTTCCCGGTGCTCAAGGAGCGACATACCCAGCAGGCCGGCACGCTGTCGGGCGGCGAGCAGCAGATGCTCGCGGTCGCCCGCGCATTGATGCTGCGGCCGCGCCTGATGCTCCTGGACGAGCCGTCGTTCGGCCTGGCGCCGCTGATCGTGCGCGAGCTGTTCAAGATTCTCGGCAAGATCAACCGTGAGGACAAGGTCACCATCCTGGTGGTCGAGCAGAACGCGCAGCTGGCGCTGGAACTCGCCGACCAGGCCTATGTGATCGAAACCGGACGGATCGTGATGTCGGGCAATGCCAAGGACATCGCGAACAACGAAGACATCCGCAAATCCTATCTCGGCTACTAA
- a CDS encoding branched-chain amino acid ABC transporter permease produces MELFTNQVLAGIATGAIYACMALAVVMIYQAIDHLNFAQGEMAMFSTFISWQLMQWGVPYWWAFLITLVISFAGGILIERLLFKPLAKAPVLTNVAGFIALYGIINSVAGLIWDFTIKQYPTPFGSSPFLGSQLISTHQAGMIGVTILLLVALYLFFQFTRIGLAMRAAAALPESARLVGINTSWMIALGWGMASAIGAIAGILIAPVVFLEPNMMLGVLLYGFAAAVLGGLTSPLGAVVGGFLVGIFENLAGTYIPGVGNELKLPIALALIITVLVFKPAGLLGRPIVKRV; encoded by the coding sequence ATGGAGCTGTTTACCAACCAGGTCCTGGCCGGCATCGCCACAGGCGCGATTTACGCCTGTATGGCGCTTGCGGTGGTGATGATCTACCAGGCGATCGACCATTTGAATTTCGCCCAGGGCGAAATGGCAATGTTCTCGACCTTCATCTCCTGGCAATTGATGCAGTGGGGCGTGCCCTATTGGTGGGCGTTCCTGATCACGCTGGTGATCTCCTTCGCCGGCGGCATCCTGATCGAACGCCTGCTGTTCAAGCCGCTCGCCAAGGCGCCGGTGTTGACCAACGTCGCGGGCTTCATCGCGCTATACGGAATCATCAACTCGGTCGCCGGCCTGATCTGGGATTTCACCATCAAGCAATATCCGACGCCTTTCGGATCATCGCCCTTCCTCGGCAGCCAGCTGATCTCGACCCACCAGGCCGGCATGATCGGCGTGACCATCCTGCTGCTGGTGGCACTTTATCTGTTCTTCCAGTTCACCCGCATCGGACTTGCGATGCGCGCGGCGGCCGCGCTGCCCGAATCGGCGCGCCTCGTCGGCATCAACACCTCCTGGATGATCGCGCTCGGCTGGGGCATGGCTTCGGCAATCGGCGCGATCGCCGGCATCCTGATTGCGCCGGTCGTGTTCCTCGAGCCGAACATGATGTTGGGCGTGCTGCTCTATGGCTTCGCCGCGGCCGTGCTCGGCGGCCTGACCTCGCCGCTCGGCGCCGTCGTCGGCGGCTTCCTCGTCGGCATCTTTGAAAATCTCGCCGGGACCTACATCCCCGGCGTCGGTAACGAACTGAAACTGCCGATCGCGCTTGCGCTGATCATCACCGTCCTGGTCTTCAAACCCGCTGGCCTGCTCGGCCGGCCCATCGTGAAGCGAGTTTGA
- a CDS encoding 3-hydroxyacyl-CoA dehydrogenase NAD-binding domain-containing protein produces MSEVVKLDRHDVIAIVTVDSPPVNALSAAVRGGIYECMKSAIADAEVKAIVLTCAGRTFIAGADITEFGKPPKPPGLAEVLDLMEKSPKPIVAAIHGTALGGGLEVALACHYRVAVKEARLGLPEVKLGLLPGAGGTQRLPRAVGPELAVKMIVGGDPISAADALKNGLIEEIVEGPASGGEAFARKVLAENRPLRKLRDDDSKLAAAKADISIFTNAVAAMTKKARGLEAPFAAADAVRAAIELPFDEGLKKEREGFLKLVASDQSKAQRYAFFSEREASKIAGVPEGTKPRKVERVAIIGAGTMGGGIAMSFANAGIPVTLIETGEEALKRGMGIMQKNWEATAARGGIPADAPAKRMALIDGKVGLENVKDADLVIEAVFETMAVKKEVFGALDQHAKPGAVLASNTSYLNIDEIAKVTKRPQDVLGMHFFSPANVMKLCEIVRAEKTAPDALTTAVAISRKIAKVPAVVGVCDGFVGNRMLAQRGKQSEKLLFEGALPQQVDAVVTKFGMPMGPFAMSDLAGLDIGWRSRKDRGIKSEIADALCEAGRFGQKTGKGYYKYEGGSRSPLPDPDVEKLIDETLQKLGKKRRVVSDDEILERMMYPMINEGARILEEGIAARPSDIDVIWLYGYGWPIYRGGPMFYADQVGLKHIADRLSYYAKETNDPSLEPAPLLKRLAAEGKTFASLAAASKAA; encoded by the coding sequence GTGAGCGAAGTTGTAAAACTCGATCGTCATGACGTCATTGCCATCGTCACGGTCGACAGTCCTCCGGTCAACGCGCTGAGCGCCGCCGTGCGCGGCGGCATCTATGAATGCATGAAGAGCGCGATTGCGGATGCTGAGGTGAAGGCGATCGTCTTGACCTGCGCCGGCCGTACCTTCATCGCCGGCGCCGACATCACCGAGTTCGGCAAGCCGCCGAAGCCCCCGGGTCTCGCCGAGGTTCTCGACCTCATGGAAAAGTCGCCGAAGCCGATCGTTGCCGCCATTCACGGCACCGCGCTCGGCGGCGGCCTCGAGGTCGCGCTGGCATGCCACTATCGCGTCGCCGTTAAGGAAGCCAGGCTCGGCCTACCCGAAGTGAAACTGGGCCTTCTGCCCGGCGCGGGCGGCACGCAGCGGCTGCCGCGTGCGGTCGGCCCCGAGCTTGCGGTCAAGATGATCGTCGGCGGCGATCCGATCAGCGCCGCGGACGCGCTCAAGAACGGCCTGATCGAGGAGATCGTCGAGGGACCGGCGTCGGGCGGCGAAGCCTTTGCCCGCAAGGTGCTGGCCGAGAACCGCCCGCTGCGCAAGCTGCGCGACGACGATTCCAAGCTGGCCGCGGCCAAGGCCGATATCTCGATCTTCACCAATGCGGTCGCGGCGATGACCAAGAAGGCGAGGGGCCTGGAAGCCCCGTTCGCCGCGGCGGACGCCGTGCGCGCCGCGATCGAACTGCCGTTCGATGAAGGCCTCAAGAAGGAGCGTGAAGGTTTTCTCAAGCTGGTCGCCAGCGACCAGTCCAAGGCGCAGCGCTATGCCTTCTTCTCCGAGCGCGAGGCCTCGAAGATCGCCGGCGTGCCTGAAGGCACCAAGCCGCGCAAGGTGGAGCGCGTCGCCATCATCGGCGCCGGCACCATGGGCGGCGGTATCGCGATGTCGTTTGCCAATGCCGGTATCCCGGTCACGCTGATCGAGACCGGCGAGGAAGCGCTCAAGCGCGGCATGGGCATCATGCAGAAGAACTGGGAAGCCACCGCCGCGCGCGGCGGCATCCCGGCGGATGCGCCGGCCAAGCGCATGGCGCTGATCGACGGCAAGGTCGGCCTCGAGAACGTCAAGGACGCTGACCTTGTGATCGAAGCCGTGTTCGAGACCATGGCGGTGAAGAAGGAGGTGTTTGGCGCGCTCGACCAGCACGCCAAGCCCGGTGCGGTGCTCGCTAGCAACACGTCCTATCTCAACATTGACGAGATCGCGAAAGTGACAAAGCGGCCGCAGGACGTGCTCGGCATGCACTTCTTCTCGCCCGCCAACGTCATGAAGCTGTGCGAGATCGTCCGCGCCGAGAAGACCGCGCCGGATGCACTGACGACCGCCGTTGCCATATCGCGCAAGATTGCAAAAGTGCCGGCCGTGGTCGGCGTCTGCGACGGCTTCGTCGGCAACCGCATGCTGGCCCAGCGCGGCAAGCAGTCGGAAAAACTGCTGTTTGAGGGCGCATTGCCGCAGCAGGTCGATGCCGTGGTGACAAAATTCGGCATGCCGATGGGGCCGTTCGCGATGAGCGATCTCGCCGGCCTCGACATCGGCTGGCGTTCCCGGAAAGATCGCGGCATCAAGTCGGAAATCGCCGACGCGCTGTGCGAAGCCGGCCGCTTCGGCCAGAAGACCGGCAAGGGCTATTACAAATATGAAGGCGGCTCGCGCTCGCCGCTGCCCGATCCCGATGTCGAGAAGCTGATCGACGAGACCCTGCAGAAGCTCGGCAAGAAGCGCCGCGTCGTCAGCGACGACGAGATCCTCGAGCGCATGATGTACCCGATGATCAACGAGGGTGCGCGCATCCTCGAAGAGGGCATCGCGGCGCGGCCGAGCGATATCGATGTGATCTGGCTCTATGGCTACGGCTGGCCGATCTATCGCGGCGGCCCGATGTTCTACGCCGACCAGGTCGGGCTGAAGCACATCGCCGACCGTCTCTCCTATTATGCCAAGGAGACCAACGATCCCTCGCTCGAGCCGGCGCCGCTGCTCAAGCGCCTCGCCGCGGAAGGCAAGACGTTTGCCTCGCTGGCCGCGGCGTCGAAGGCGGCTTGA
- a CDS encoding ABC transporter substrate-binding protein: MPASRWTAALGAAVAAFVFTSGPALAQKKYDTGATDSEIKIGHIVPYSGPASAYGIIGKTEEAFFKMINDNGGINGRKIKFISYDDAYSPPKAVEQVRKLVESDEVLVVFNPLGTPSNTAIQKYLNAKKVPQLFVATGATKWNDPTHFPWTIGWQPSYQSEGRIYAKYLMKEKPDAKVTVLYQNDDFGKDYLKGLKDGFGAKASMIIAEESYEISEPTIDNHIVKLKASGADVLISITTPKFAAQTIKKMAEIDWKALQIVANVSTSVGAVMRPAGFENGQGVLSAHYAKDAGDAQWHDDPGIKKFLAFLDKYYPDADRHNSQVIYGYGAAQTLTKMLEMCGDDLTRANIMKQAANLKDFAPDTLLPGIKINTSATDFAPIEQLQMMRFKGEKWDMFGDVISGEVGH; the protein is encoded by the coding sequence ATGCCCGCATCACGCTGGACTGCCGCCTTAGGGGCGGCGGTCGCCGCATTCGTTTTCACGTCCGGTCCCGCGCTCGCGCAGAAGAAATACGACACCGGTGCGACCGATAGCGAAATCAAGATCGGTCACATCGTGCCCTACAGCGGCCCAGCCTCGGCCTACGGCATTATCGGCAAGACCGAAGAAGCCTTCTTCAAGATGATCAACGACAACGGCGGCATCAACGGGCGGAAGATCAAGTTTATCTCGTATGACGACGCCTATAGCCCGCCGAAGGCCGTCGAGCAGGTGCGCAAGCTCGTCGAGAGCGACGAGGTGCTGGTGGTGTTCAATCCGCTCGGCACGCCGTCCAACACCGCGATCCAGAAATATCTCAACGCCAAGAAGGTGCCGCAACTGTTCGTCGCCACCGGCGCCACCAAGTGGAACGATCCCACGCACTTTCCGTGGACCATCGGATGGCAGCCCTCCTATCAGAGCGAGGGGCGCATCTACGCCAAATACCTGATGAAGGAAAAGCCGGACGCCAAGGTGACCGTGCTCTATCAGAACGACGACTTCGGCAAGGACTACCTCAAGGGCCTGAAGGACGGGTTTGGCGCCAAGGCCTCGATGATCATCGCCGAGGAAAGCTACGAGATCTCGGAACCGACGATCGACAACCACATCGTCAAGCTCAAAGCCAGCGGCGCCGACGTCCTGATCAGCATCACGACGCCGAAATTCGCGGCGCAGACCATCAAGAAGATGGCGGAGATCGACTGGAAGGCGCTGCAGATCGTCGCCAACGTCTCGACGTCGGTCGGCGCCGTGATGAGGCCGGCGGGATTCGAGAACGGGCAAGGCGTGCTTTCGGCGCACTACGCCAAGGACGCTGGCGACGCGCAATGGCACGACGATCCCGGAATAAAGAAGTTTCTGGCCTTCCTCGACAAGTACTATCCGGACGCCGACCGCCACAACAGCCAGGTCATCTATGGTTATGGCGCGGCGCAGACCCTGACCAAGATGCTCGAAATGTGCGGCGACGACCTGACCCGCGCGAACATCATGAAACAGGCCGCGAACCTGAAGGACTTCGCGCCCGATACGCTGCTGCCGGGAATCAAGATCAACACGTCGGCCACCGACTTCGCCCCGATCGAGCAACTTCAAATGATGCGCTTCAAGGGCGAGAAGTGGGACATGTTCGGCGACGTCATCAGCGGCGAAGTCGGCCATTAA
- a CDS encoding IclR family transcriptional regulator, which yields MKRPGKKVATDRSFVVALSRGLDVLRAFHPNDGLLGNQELAARTNLPKPTISRLTYTLTKLGYLTPVPRFEKYQLAPSAMALGYAALANLGVRHLSEPYREEVMRETGGAVAVGGRDRHSMIYFGQSRTGLLGIQLDVGSRVPIATTAMGRAYIWALPDDERANLLRELRDHYGSRWSRMRDGIERAGEMVARHGFTISAGEWQEDVHAVGVALKLNDGTGPYAFNCGAPAFRFTEGRLMTDIGPRLVTMVRKIEAALGGAAPQIKKTDSKKSKAGGRVARLAEGIE from the coding sequence ATGAAGCGTCCAGGGAAAAAAGTGGCGACCGATCGCAGCTTTGTCGTCGCCCTCTCCCGCGGGTTAGATGTGTTGCGCGCATTTCATCCCAATGACGGGCTTCTCGGCAATCAAGAACTTGCCGCCCGTACTAATTTGCCGAAGCCAACCATTTCCCGGCTGACTTACACCCTGACCAAGCTGGGATATCTTACACCCGTTCCGCGCTTCGAAAAGTATCAGCTGGCGCCGTCAGCCATGGCGCTGGGGTATGCCGCCCTGGCCAATCTCGGCGTTCGACATTTGTCCGAACCTTATCGTGAAGAAGTGATGCGCGAGACCGGCGGCGCCGTTGCCGTCGGCGGGCGCGACCGCCACAGCATGATCTATTTCGGGCAGAGCCGTACCGGCTTGCTCGGCATCCAGCTCGACGTCGGCTCGCGCGTGCCGATCGCGACCACGGCGATGGGGCGCGCCTATATCTGGGCGCTGCCTGACGACGAACGTGCTAATTTGTTGCGCGAACTGCGCGATCATTATGGCAGCCGCTGGTCGCGGATGCGCGACGGCATCGAACGCGCCGGCGAAATGGTTGCGCGTCACGGATTCACGATCTCCGCGGGCGAGTGGCAGGAAGATGTGCATGCGGTAGGCGTGGCGCTGAAGCTGAATGACGGAACAGGTCCGTATGCCTTCAACTGCGGCGCGCCGGCATTCCGCTTCACGGAAGGACGCCTGATGACCGACATTGGACCTCGCCTGGTCACGATGGTAAGAAAAATCGAGGCTGCGCTGGGCGGCGCAGCTCCGCAAATCAAAAAAACAGACAGCAAGAAGTCGAAAGCAGGAGGAAGAGTTGCACGTTTGGCCGAGGGGATCGAATAG
- a CDS encoding branched-chain amino acid ABC transporter permease, with protein MSAAEEVVTEAPAVEAVPKRAMTLGLGTSLVVLAALVLAPLFVKNFIIFQMTMLLIYGLAVLALNILTGGSGQFSLGQSAFYAVGAYTSAILMEHAGMNYALTLPIAGVICFAFGFLFGQPALRLSGVYLALATFALATAMPQLLKLHFVEHWTGGVQGLVVTKPDAPFGLPMSQDMWLYYFTLAITIGIYVASVNLLRSRSGRAFMAIRDNEIAASAMGVDVALYKTLAFGVSAAITGVAGGLGAIAVQFVAPDGYTIVLSISLFLGMVVGGVGWLPGSIVGSAFIIFVPNIAESISKGLSGAVFGVLLFLVIFLVPHGARQVALIAQQILGKLKKN; from the coding sequence ATGAGCGCTGCTGAGGAAGTCGTCACAGAAGCACCGGCCGTCGAGGCCGTTCCGAAGCGGGCGATGACGCTCGGCCTGGGCACCTCGCTGGTGGTTCTGGCCGCGCTGGTCCTGGCTCCGCTGTTCGTCAAGAACTTCATCATCTTCCAGATGACGATGCTCCTGATCTACGGGCTCGCGGTTCTTGCGCTCAACATCCTGACCGGCGGAAGCGGCCAGTTCTCGCTTGGCCAGAGCGCGTTCTATGCGGTCGGCGCCTACACGTCGGCGATCCTGATGGAGCACGCCGGCATGAACTACGCGCTGACGCTGCCGATTGCGGGCGTGATCTGCTTTGCCTTCGGATTCCTGTTCGGCCAGCCGGCGCTGCGGCTTTCCGGCGTTTATCTCGCGCTGGCGACCTTCGCGCTTGCCACCGCGATGCCGCAATTGCTGAAGCTGCACTTTGTCGAACACTGGACCGGCGGCGTGCAGGGGCTGGTCGTAACCAAGCCCGATGCGCCGTTCGGCCTGCCGATGTCGCAGGACATGTGGCTGTATTACTTCACGCTCGCGATCACGATCGGCATCTACGTCGCGTCCGTCAATTTGCTGCGGTCGCGATCGGGCCGTGCCTTCATGGCGATCCGCGACAATGAAATCGCGGCGTCCGCCATGGGCGTCGACGTCGCACTGTACAAGACGCTGGCGTTCGGCGTGTCCGCCGCCATCACCGGCGTGGCCGGCGGCTTAGGCGCCATCGCTGTGCAGTTCGTGGCGCCCGACGGCTACACTATTGTGCTGTCGATCTCGCTGTTCCTCGGCATGGTCGTCGGCGGCGTCGGCTGGCTGCCGGGATCGATCGTCGGCTCCGCCTTCATCATCTTCGTGCCCAATATCGCCGAAAGCATCTCCAAGGGCCTCTCCGGCGCCGTATTCGGAGTGCTTCTGTTCCTGGTGATCTTCCTCGTACCGCACGGCGCAAGGCAGGTCGCGCTGATCGCCCAGCAGATCCTGGGCAAGCTCAAGAAGAACTAA